In one Rhodococcus sp. B50 genomic region, the following are encoded:
- a CDS encoding zinc-binding dehydrogenase yields MLCTREQGASTIGVTDLIEHRLAVATRLGADAVSNTLDAGAFDLVIDAVGATVTRSAFLTALRSGGTAVWIGVNDPAATLAASMDVVIAERSIVGSFAYTDAVFAHAVTLSARHNFDWVSTYPLDAAEPVFAELRAERSSIVKAHFTTEDRSQQ; encoded by the coding sequence TTGCTGTGCACCCGCGAACAGGGAGCCAGCACCATCGGGGTCACCGACCTGATCGAGCACCGACTGGCGGTGGCCACCCGACTCGGCGCCGACGCAGTTTCGAACACTCTCGATGCAGGCGCATTCGACCTCGTCATCGACGCGGTCGGCGCGACCGTCACGCGCTCCGCTTTCCTGACAGCCTTGCGCTCGGGCGGCACAGCCGTGTGGATCGGGGTCAACGATCCGGCGGCGACACTCGCTGCGTCGATGGACGTGGTCATTGCCGAACGCAGCATCGTCGGGTCCTTCGCCTACACCGACGCCGTGTTCGCGCACGCGGTCACCCTCAGTGCCCGTCACAACTTCGACTGGGTCAGCACCTACCCGCTCGATGCCGCCGAACCGGTCTTCGCCGAGCTGAGGGCGGAACGATCGTCGATTGTCAAAGCACACTTCACTACCGAGGACAGGAGTCAACAATGA
- a CDS encoding long-chain-fatty-acid--CoA ligase — protein MTYRLADEPRRHALERPDVLALTGRGMSLTYRELDRRTNRLANVLRERGIGPQSRVAVLDKSSPQVIEVLFAAAKIGAVTVPANWRLAAPELAEVLSDAGAEILFFHSAFEDTVSYLRAHAPALSHTIRIDGDGDDDYETLLAAADATDPGWTGDADDIVLQLYTSGTTARPKGVLSSNRNLGACTQSGGPWGFDSSSVSLCAMPLFHIGGLGWVLVGIANGAHNIIVTEFTPQSLLDELEHHRITNTFLVPSVIGMLVEVPGAAERNFTALRSIAYGSSPITPALLKRALATFDRPLFQVYGLTETHGAITQLDATDHTTEGDRTHLLRSVGKPYPWVELKIVQPHSTDPAETGEVGEICVRSPQNTVGYFHRPEETSNAIDAEGWFHTGDVGRFDQDGYLYITDRIKDLIISGGENVYPIEVESVIAEYPGVSQVAVIGVPDPMWGEAVKAVVVTTPGQSIDARELSAFARERLAGYKCPKTIDVVQSLPLGATGKILKRELREQYAQQLSTP, from the coding sequence ATGACTTACCGTCTCGCCGACGAACCCCGTCGGCACGCACTCGAGCGTCCCGATGTCCTGGCTCTGACCGGTCGTGGAATGTCGTTGACCTACCGTGAACTCGACCGCCGCACCAACCGTCTGGCCAATGTCCTCCGTGAGCGGGGCATCGGCCCGCAGTCTCGCGTCGCTGTGCTGGACAAGAGTTCTCCGCAGGTGATCGAGGTGCTGTTCGCGGCCGCCAAGATCGGCGCCGTCACCGTTCCCGCCAACTGGCGGTTGGCCGCACCCGAACTCGCCGAGGTTCTCAGCGATGCCGGCGCCGAAATTCTCTTTTTCCATAGTGCTTTCGAAGACACAGTGTCATACCTTCGGGCGCACGCCCCCGCCCTGAGCCATACTATCCGCATCGACGGAGACGGCGATGATGACTACGAAACCCTCCTGGCTGCCGCGGACGCTACCGATCCCGGATGGACCGGCGACGCCGACGACATCGTGCTCCAGCTCTACACCTCCGGCACCACCGCCAGACCGAAAGGCGTGCTCAGCTCCAACCGAAATCTCGGCGCCTGCACCCAGTCGGGCGGCCCGTGGGGATTCGATTCCTCCTCGGTGAGTCTGTGCGCCATGCCGCTCTTCCACATCGGCGGACTCGGCTGGGTGCTTGTCGGCATCGCCAACGGTGCCCACAACATCATCGTCACGGAATTCACCCCACAGTCCCTACTCGACGAACTCGAACATCACCGCATCACCAACACTTTCCTGGTGCCTTCGGTGATCGGCATGCTCGTCGAGGTCCCTGGCGCCGCCGAACGGAACTTCACCGCGCTGCGCTCGATCGCCTACGGCTCTTCTCCGATCACCCCGGCGCTGCTCAAACGCGCCCTGGCCACCTTCGATCGGCCACTGTTCCAGGTATACGGACTGACCGAAACCCACGGCGCCATCACTCAACTCGACGCGACCGACCACACCACCGAGGGCGACCGGACCCACCTATTGCGTTCGGTCGGCAAGCCCTATCCCTGGGTGGAACTGAAGATCGTCCAGCCCCACTCGACCGATCCTGCAGAAACTGGCGAGGTCGGCGAAATCTGCGTGCGGTCCCCCCAAAACACCGTCGGCTACTTCCACCGGCCGGAGGAGACATCGAACGCCATCGACGCGGAAGGCTGGTTCCATACCGGCGACGTCGGAAGATTCGACCAGGACGGATACCTCTACATCACCGACCGGATCAAGGACTTGATCATCAGCGGCGGCGAGAACGTCTATCCGATCGAGGTCGAATCGGTCATTGCCGAGTACCCCGGCGTCTCCCAGGTCGCCGTAATAGGTGTCCCCGACCCGATGTGGGGCGAGGCAGTCAAGGCAGTGGTTGTAACCACACCCGGACAGTCGATCGATGCCCGTGAACTATCGGCCTTCGCCCGCGAGCGCCTGGCCGGCTACAAGTGCCCCAAGACGATTGACGTCGTGCAATCCCTACCGCTGGGGGCGACCGGCAAGATCCTCAAGCGGGAACTGCGGGAGCAGTACGCGCAGCAACTGTCGACGCCGTAG
- a CDS encoding YihY/virulence factor BrkB family protein has protein sequence MSQPNGISRAETVVRRIDRFQQRHAVLGLPFAVVQKFGNDQAGGKATIIAFYGLFAVFPLLLLFSTILGFVLGSHPDLEQQMINSALADFPILGTQLRSSTHPLRGNGVALVLGILGALYGAQGIGQAAQNAMNTVWNVPFKDWPGFVGRRVRGLTILVLLGVGILVSTTLIGFASRFGPLSGAWATAAGAVVNFAVFLVSFTVLTSKTVRVRDVAVGAVIATVFWEILQRIGDWFVRYTLAHTTDVYGFFAIVLGLLSWLYLGARLTLLAAEINVVLRYRLWPRSLTQPPFTPQDKTAMTMLAKMEERRPEETVEVAFSAEADRQPLDAPVPRPRPDPAERTDPNSPSVSDDTD, from the coding sequence ATGAGCCAGCCGAACGGAATAAGCCGCGCAGAGACCGTGGTGCGCCGCATCGACCGTTTCCAGCAACGGCACGCCGTGCTCGGACTGCCGTTCGCCGTCGTCCAGAAGTTCGGCAACGACCAGGCCGGCGGCAAAGCCACCATCATCGCCTTCTACGGACTGTTCGCGGTGTTCCCTCTGCTGCTGTTGTTCTCGACGATCCTCGGGTTCGTCCTCGGCAGCCATCCCGACCTCGAGCAACAAATGATCAACTCCGCGCTTGCCGACTTTCCAATCCTCGGCACCCAACTGCGCAGCTCCACCCATCCGCTGCGTGGCAACGGCGTCGCCCTCGTCCTCGGGATACTCGGTGCCTTGTACGGGGCGCAGGGCATCGGGCAGGCCGCACAAAACGCCATGAACACCGTGTGGAACGTACCGTTCAAGGACTGGCCCGGATTCGTCGGCCGCCGGGTCCGCGGATTGACGATCCTGGTGCTGCTCGGCGTCGGGATCCTGGTCTCGACCACCCTGATCGGATTCGCCTCCCGCTTCGGTCCCCTCTCGGGCGCCTGGGCCACGGCCGCCGGCGCGGTGGTCAACTTCGCGGTCTTCCTGGTCAGTTTCACCGTCCTGACGTCGAAAACGGTGCGGGTACGCGATGTCGCTGTGGGCGCGGTCATCGCCACCGTGTTCTGGGAGATCCTGCAACGCATCGGTGACTGGTTCGTCCGCTACACCCTTGCCCACACCACCGATGTGTACGGCTTCTTCGCGATCGTCCTGGGCTTGTTGTCGTGGCTGTATCTCGGTGCCCGCCTCACCCTGCTCGCCGCCGAGATCAACGTCGTCCTGCGTTACCGCCTCTGGCCCCGTTCGTTGACCCAGCCCCCGTTCACCCCACAGGACAAGACCGCCATGACAATGCTGGCGAAGATGGAAGAACGCCGCCCCGAGGAAACCGTCGAGGTCGCCTTCAGCGCGGAGGCCGACCGCCAACCGCTCGACGCCCCTGTCCCACGCCCACGGCCGGACCCGGCCGAACGCACCGACCCGAACTCCCCGTCAGTGTCTGACGACACCGACTGA
- a CDS encoding SDR family NAD(P)-dependent oxidoreductase, producing MTARVADKTAVVIGGASGIGWASAELLAKEGATVVIADIDADKAGDRAHELGGRTRSRRVDVSDEESVRALFEDTANEVGSVDITLNCAGVNLPGLITDLDAGSWQRTIDLCLTGAFFVIKHSARTMATGAAITSIASLNARQPAAGFAGYCAAKAGLTMLTQVAALELGARGIRVNAISPGLVETPLVQGLTSHPAIQTEFTDNTPLGRNGLPADIAEAVLYLSSDSASWVTGEILDINGGAHLRRYPDLMRHLADASDQSSH from the coding sequence ATGACTGCACGAGTAGCAGACAAAACCGCAGTGGTGATCGGCGGTGCGTCCGGCATCGGGTGGGCATCGGCCGAGCTGCTGGCGAAAGAGGGCGCAACCGTGGTGATCGCCGACATCGACGCTGACAAGGCAGGCGATCGAGCACACGAACTCGGCGGACGCACCCGCAGTCGCCGAGTCGACGTCTCCGACGAGGAATCGGTCCGAGCACTGTTCGAGGACACCGCAAATGAAGTGGGTTCCGTCGACATCACCCTCAACTGCGCCGGAGTCAACCTTCCCGGGTTGATCACCGACCTCGACGCCGGTTCGTGGCAGCGCACGATCGATCTATGTTTGACCGGGGCCTTTTTCGTCATCAAACATTCGGCCCGGACGATGGCGACCGGAGCCGCGATCACCAGTATCGCCTCACTCAATGCACGTCAACCCGCTGCCGGTTTCGCCGGCTACTGCGCAGCCAAAGCCGGCCTGACCATGCTCACCCAGGTAGCAGCACTCGAACTCGGTGCCCGAGGTATCCGAGTCAACGCCATCTCTCCCGGCCTGGTCGAAACACCCCTCGTGCAGGGACTGACCTCGCATCCGGCAATCCAAACCGAGTTCACCGACAACACACCACTCGGACGCAACGGCCTGCCTGCCGACATCGCCGAGGCCGTTCTCTACCTGAGTTCGGACTCGGCCTCGTGGGTCACCGGCGAAATCCTCGACATCAACGGCGGAGCACACCTACGCCGATACCCCGACCTCATGAGACACCTCGCTGACGCGTCCGACCAGTCGAGTCACTGA
- a CDS encoding alpha/beta fold hydrolase produces MNPVVTQCEFRGNGLTLAADRWDPPTDAPRGAGDMSKGVVLLLHGGGQTRHSWRHTGARLAADGWTTLALDARGHGDSHWAPDGNYGIDALVADLTCVIDALGEKPVLVGASMGGMTSLIGQGENPDLARAVVLVDIAPKVETAGTAQIGAFMRSGLDGFVSLDDAAAAIAAYTPNRVRTPNPDGLRKNLRLREGRWYWHWDPAFLRAGDEPTRQTDAIVQYQRARAAAAAITVPTMLVRGAQSNVVSADGVKELLELIPHASVIDVAGAGHMVAGDDNDVFSGGLKNFLDDHVATRD; encoded by the coding sequence ATGAATCCCGTAGTCACACAATGCGAATTTCGCGGCAACGGCCTGACCCTGGCCGCCGACCGATGGGACCCCCCGACCGACGCGCCCCGCGGAGCGGGCGACATGAGCAAGGGCGTGGTGCTGTTACTCCACGGCGGCGGGCAGACCCGCCACTCCTGGCGCCACACCGGAGCCCGCCTCGCCGCCGACGGCTGGACCACCCTCGCCCTCGACGCACGCGGCCACGGCGACAGCCACTGGGCCCCCGACGGCAACTACGGCATCGACGCCCTCGTCGCCGACCTGACCTGCGTCATCGACGCCCTCGGTGAGAAACCGGTCCTCGTCGGCGCTTCCATGGGCGGAATGACCTCGCTGATCGGGCAGGGCGAAAATCCCGACCTCGCACGCGCGGTGGTGCTGGTCGATATCGCCCCCAAGGTCGAAACCGCCGGCACCGCGCAGATCGGTGCATTCATGCGCAGCGGCCTCGACGGATTCGTCAGTCTCGACGACGCGGCCGCCGCGATCGCCGCCTACACCCCCAATCGGGTCCGCACCCCCAACCCCGACGGGCTGCGCAAGAATCTTCGCCTGCGGGAGGGTCGCTGGTACTGGCATTGGGATCCGGCGTTCCTGCGCGCCGGCGACGAACCCACCCGCCAAACCGACGCGATCGTGCAATACCAGCGTGCCCGGGCCGCCGCGGCCGCGATCACCGTGCCGACGATGCTCGTGCGTGGTGCGCAATCGAATGTGGTCAGCGCAGATGGTGTCAAGGAACTTCTCGAACTGATCCCGCACGCCAGCGTCATCGATGTCGCCGGGGCCGGCCACATGGTCGCCGGCGACGACAACGACGTGTTCAGCGGCGGGTTGAAGAACTTCCTCGACGACCACGTCGCCACACGAGACTGA
- a CDS encoding Zn-ribbon domain-containing OB-fold protein produces MLAPSTTTCHGCGSDILEPIDSAGAGVIVSCRVVDGAPDPLRGTPCPSVLAIIELDEGPWVYSWIDGEIPFRPDCPVRVSYRSTQPGQRFPSFELRD; encoded by the coding sequence GTGCTGGCACCGTCGACGACCACCTGCCACGGGTGCGGCTCCGACATTCTCGAGCCGATCGATTCGGCCGGCGCGGGGGTGATCGTCTCGTGCCGGGTCGTCGACGGCGCCCCCGACCCCCTGCGGGGTACACCCTGTCCGTCGGTCCTGGCCATCATCGAACTCGACGAGGGCCCCTGGGTCTATTCCTGGATCGACGGTGAGATTCCGTTCCGGCCCGATTGCCCGGTGCGGGTGTCGTACCGATCCACGCAGCCAGGCCAGCGTTTCCCGAGCTTCGAACTACGCGACTGA
- a CDS encoding TetR/AcrR family transcriptional regulator, with translation MARSAKNATGSPVVGNLGWRRMDPPELSPILTHALDAFYENGFHGTSVRDIAQRVGVTIPSLYYHHGNKEGILLALLEYSTSDVLARAHSASADGGDDPVQRLSNVIEAIVLRMTTRARLAALEGEVRYLSPDIRLRYRVVRKGIEDLVLEIIEDGNRRGLFYTSDPAESTRAVLAMCQSIPRWYHAEGKLTPELVARKYVEIALTTVGFVSAAAKPRKAHSARA, from the coding sequence ATGGCTCGTTCTGCGAAGAATGCGACAGGGTCGCCCGTCGTCGGCAATCTCGGGTGGCGGCGCATGGACCCGCCGGAACTGTCGCCGATTTTGACGCATGCACTCGACGCGTTCTACGAGAACGGGTTTCACGGAACCTCGGTGCGAGATATCGCCCAACGGGTGGGGGTGACAATCCCGTCCTTGTATTACCACCATGGAAACAAGGAGGGCATTCTGCTGGCTCTCCTCGAATACTCCACTAGCGACGTGTTGGCTCGTGCTCATTCGGCCAGCGCGGACGGCGGGGATGACCCGGTGCAACGGTTGTCCAACGTCATCGAGGCGATCGTCCTGCGTATGACCACCCGCGCGCGGCTGGCGGCTCTCGAGGGTGAGGTCAGGTATCTCAGCCCGGACATTCGATTGCGCTACCGGGTTGTCCGGAAGGGGATCGAAGACCTTGTTCTCGAGATCATCGAGGACGGCAACCGGCGGGGTCTATTCTACACATCGGATCCTGCGGAGTCGACCCGTGCGGTGTTGGCGATGTGTCAGTCGATCCCGCGCTGGTATCACGCCGAGGGAAAGCTGACCCCTGAGCTCGTGGCGCGCAAGTATGTGGAGATTGCCTTGACGACCGTCGGGTTTGTCTCCGCAGCCGCTAAGCCGCGGAAGGCACATTCAGCACGTGCCTGA
- a CDS encoding alcohol dehydrogenase catalytic domain-containing protein — protein MKGLLFREHGVVVRADLDTPIPGGGEVLVQVKAAGICGSHLHGVADGMYPHPAVLRHEFAGVTEDGTRAAITPVPRDRLVPIPEGASFTAGAMAEVVANGAHALARSGGAQRKTVGSSAPDRLGGPPCCAPANREPAPSGSPT, from the coding sequence ATGAAGGGGTTGCTGTTCCGCGAACACGGCGTGGTCGTGCGCGCCGACCTCGACACCCCTATCCCCGGCGGCGGCGAGGTGTTAGTGCAGGTCAAGGCCGCCGGGATCTGCGGCTCCCACCTGCACGGCGTCGCCGATGGCATGTACCCGCACCCAGCGGTGCTCAGGCACGAGTTCGCGGGCGTCACCGAGGACGGCACCCGCGCCGCGATCACCCCGGTACCGCGTGACAGGCTGGTCCCGATCCCCGAGGGGGCGTCCTTCACCGCCGGAGCGATGGCCGAGGTCGTCGCGAACGGCGCCCACGCCCTTGCCCGCTCCGGCGGGGCGCAGCGAAAGACGGTCGGATCATCGGCGCCGGACCGATTGGGCGGGCCACCTTGCTGTGCACCCGCGAACAGGGAGCCAGCACCATCGGGGTCACCGACCTGA
- a CDS encoding acyl-CoA-like ligand-binding transcription factor gives MSSRAQVEAAAFELFLERGYTETSIMDIVAAAGISRTTFFRYFPNKAALVWSPFEEGTRDLQSALDTVDDDVPVMEAIRAGVFDSVVPRLDDEGLWRAQFRILDTSPELQAEGAQRWLAWAEVVARFVASRIGVRPTAVVPASIGGAVQGAVLAALRDSVEVPAFGGDLLSVLDTSLVSLGRNLQKWIDEQ, from the coding sequence GTGTCTTCTCGCGCACAGGTCGAGGCGGCTGCGTTCGAGTTGTTCCTCGAACGGGGCTATACCGAGACGTCGATCATGGATATCGTTGCGGCCGCGGGGATCAGCAGGACCACCTTCTTCCGGTACTTCCCCAACAAGGCGGCGCTGGTGTGGTCTCCTTTCGAGGAGGGCACCCGCGATCTGCAATCCGCGTTGGACACGGTCGATGATGATGTGCCGGTGATGGAGGCGATCCGGGCCGGGGTGTTCGATTCGGTGGTGCCCCGACTCGACGACGAGGGTCTGTGGAGGGCCCAGTTTCGGATCCTGGATACCTCGCCGGAGTTGCAGGCCGAGGGTGCGCAACGGTGGTTGGCGTGGGCCGAGGTCGTGGCGAGGTTCGTTGCGTCCCGTATCGGTGTTCGTCCGACGGCGGTGGTGCCGGCCAGTATCGGGGGTGCGGTGCAGGGCGCTGTGCTTGCTGCTCTGCGCGACAGTGTGGAGGTTCCCGCGTTCGGCGGCGATCTGCTGTCCGTGCTCGACACGTCGCTGGTATCGCTGGGGCGGAATCTGCAGAAGTGGATCGATGAACAATAG
- a CDS encoding transposase, protein MAPLLPGVKKTGRPPKWPKRQLIDGIRWRIRVGAPGRDVPDRYGPWQTVYGLFRRWQGDGTWAQVLTRLQTMADAVGGIAWHVSVDSTIMRAHQHAAGAGHHGHEQVEPPGGVVIAPTQWVARGVGGRRSCIWRASSIGARSRCC, encoded by the coding sequence CTGGCTCCGCTGCTGCCCGGCGTCAAGAAGACCGGCCGTCCACCGAAGTGGCCGAAACGTCAGCTCATCGACGGTATCCGCTGGCGCATCCGCGTCGGCGCCCCGGGGCGGGATGTGCCGGACCGCTACGGCCCCTGGCAAACGGTGTACGGGTTGTTCCGTCGCTGGCAGGGTGACGGAACCTGGGCACAGGTGCTGACCCGGTTGCAGACGATGGCCGACGCCGTCGGCGGGATCGCCTGGCACGTCAGCGTCGACTCGACGATCATGCGGGCGCATCAGCACGCGGCCGGCGCCGGTCACCACGGGCACGAGCAAGTCGAACCACCTGGTGGCGTCGTGATCGCGCCCACGCAATGGGTCGCTCGCGGGGTGGGTGGACGACGAAGTTGCATCTGGCGTGCGAGCAGCATCGGCGCCCGCTCGCGTTGCTGTTGA